From the genome of bacterium:
TATCTCGATGGTCACGATGCCGTCTTGGACCCTCGCATGAATGGTTATCCTCGATGCCTTGGCATGGCGGATCACATTGGTGATTGATTCTTGAGTCATTCGAAAGATCGAAGTACTAAGATCAGGTCCAATTTTGATTGATTCGGTCAGTTCGTCAATGACAAGCTCGCATTGAAGGTTTTCTCTTTTTTCGATCTGACCGCAATGCCATCTCAGGGTCTCCCATATCCCAAAATTTTTCAATATGGGAGGGCGCAGTTCATTGATCGTGTTGCGCATGGAATTGATCGCACTCACTGCCAGTTCACTTGCACTCACTATATGCGGGTCTGGGGTTAGACCATTCTTTTGGGAATGGTCGATAGAGACCGCTAGGTGGGAGTTGATACCTGAAAGATCACTCCCCATTTGATCATGTATGTCTCGTGCAATCCGTTGTCGTTCCTCCTCTTTGATGCTCTCCTGATAAGCCATCAGATTACGTAAATTAGACTCTGACTGTTGAAGATTGGTATTAGCAGCCTGTAACTGTTGCTCCGATTTCGTCAATCTACGTACTACAGGCAATACCAGCCAGTACAGGAGGACCCATCCTAGAGCAGCCATTAAAGAGGTATATAGGGCAATATCATAAAGACGCTTGTTTGCCGATTCGTACAATTCCTTTTCATCTATTTTGAGCACCATTCCAATGTTTTGATTCCTCAACCCTTGATAGGCTGCAACGACCGGAATCTGTCGATAATCCTTGGCATTGATGATGCCAGTCTTGCCATTTAAGGCAAAGTCCATCGGTAGCGGTAGATTGTTCACAATACGAGACAACTGTTTGAATTCAATTCCGCTTTCTCGACTTAGTAAACATTTCATTTCAAAGGAGTTATTCTTTAGAGGCTGGCACAGCATGAATTCACCTGAACTGCCGATCCTCCTGTGCGATGTGCTGGTTCGTTTCAGATCCTTAAGGTTCTTCTCAGTCTGAATGCTTCCGACTTGATGTCCATCGGAATTCAACACACTCTCAGTGACACGTACGAATAGGGATTTACTTTTTGAGTCCCACGCCATTGTTATGGAGGTGTCATTTATTAATGAAAACGAGGGTTCTAAATCCCGGATGAAATTCCCCGTACTTAGTAACTCCTTGCCATGAATATCGTAAGCTGATGCAGCGGTGAAGCCAGCTTCCAATAACGAGTCGATATTCAGTTTAAGATTCTGCAAATCGATGACACTGCCTGGGGCCACACTGATCTGATAGAGCGCTTTTATTAGGAAGGGCCGACTGGCTGCCGCGTGAGTGTCCTCTTTAGCATCCTCTAACCCAGCGATCAGATGGTGTGCATCCTCTTGCAATGTTATTTGGAGTGCTTTTCCGAGAGACGACTCGACC
Proteins encoded in this window:
- a CDS encoding sensor histidine kinase; the protein is MKLRDDHKIGLMSALLLIGLTLVTGIMVYEVMKTQVESSLGKALQITLQEDAHHLIAGLEDAKEDTHAAASRPFLIKALYQISVAPGSVIDLQNLKLNIDSLLEAGFTAASAYDIHGKELLSTGNFIRDLEPSFSLINDTSITMAWDSKSKSLFVRVTESVLNSDGHQVGSIQTEKNLKDLKRTSTSHRRIGSSGEFMLCQPLKNNSFEMKCLLSRESGIEFKQLSRIVNNLPLPMDFALNGKTGIINAKDYRQIPVVAAYQGLRNQNIGMVLKIDEKELYESANKRLYDIALYTSLMAALGWVLLYWLVLPVVRRLTKSEQQLQAANTNLQQSESNLRNLMAYQESIKEEERQRIARDIHDQMGSDLSGINSHLAVSIDHSQKNGLTPDPHIVSASELAVSAINSMRNTINELRPPILKNFGIWETLRWHCGQIEKRENLQCELVIDELTESIKIGPDLSTSIFRMTQESITNVIRHAKASRITIHARVQDGIVTIEISDDGIGIPIALQSNQNSMGIIGMRERCLLHQGSIEIKSTPEQGTTVVIQLPIGDSLDD